The Morococcus cerebrosus sequence ACGGATAGTCGGCAAGAAGCAAACAATATATACCAACAAGTTTCACAATCATATGAAGCATATTGTGTTGAAGGTTTAGACATTCATCCATTGTTTCAAATGATTTGATAAAGTTGGGGAGTCGTCAAGCGGTTAAGACACTGGATTTTGATTCCAGCATGCGAAGGTTCGAATCCTTCCTCCCCAGCCAAATCCCTTTGTTGGGGAGTCGTCAAGCGGTTAAGACACTGGATTTTGATTCCAGCATGCGAAGGTTCGAATCCTTCCTCCCCAGCCAGCACCCTTTATTGGGGAGTCGTCAAGCGGTTAAGACACTGGATTTTGATTCCAGCATGCGAAGGTTCGAATCCTTCCTCCCCAGCCAAATAAGAGCGTGTAAGTTTCCTTACACGCTCTTTTATGTTGAAAATCAATGATAACGCTGAAAGACTTTGTTTTATAGTGATAAATTTGGATTGAAATGAGGCGCGATAGCGATGTAACGCCACAAATTTAATTCACTATGCCGGTCATTATGCGTATAATAACGCCCATAATGTCTTGGACATAAAGCAGAGGGAAGCATGACGTTTTCTGAGCGGAAGTTAAACATAAAATCAGGTGAAGATATGGCTGCATACGACAGTTTGATGGTATTTACCGGTAATGCAAATCCGGAATTGGCACAACGTGTTGTCAAACACTTGGATATTTCATTGGGCGAGGCTACAGTATCCAAATTTTCAGATGGCGAAATTGCTGTCGAATTGATGGAAAACGTTCGTGGTCGTGATGTTTTCATCCTCCAGCCTACTTGTGCTCCAACCAACGACAACCTGATGGAAATCCTTACTATGGCCGATGCGCTGAAACGCGCTTCCGCCGGTCGTATTACCGCGGCAATTCCCTATTTCGGCTATGCCCGCCAGGATCGCCGTCCGCGTTCTGTACGCGTTCCGATTTCCGCCAAACTGGTGGCGAATATGTTGTATTCGGCAGGTATCGACCGTGTTTTGACTGTCGATTTGCATGCCGACCAGATTCAGGGTTTCTTTGATATCCCTGTCGACAACATCTATGCCACTCCTATTCTATTGAATGACATCAAACAGCAGCGGATTGAAAACCTGACCGTAGTCAGCCCGGATATCGGTGGCGTAGTCCGCGCCCGTGCTGTTGCAAAATCATTAAATGCCGATTTGGCGATTATCGACAAACGCCGCCCGAAAGCCAATGTGGCGGAAGTCATGAATATTATTGGCGATATTCAAGGCCGTACCTGTCTGATTG is a genomic window containing:
- a CDS encoding ribose-phosphate pyrophosphokinase; protein product: MAAYDSLMVFTGNANPELAQRVVKHLDISLGEATVSKFSDGEIAVELMENVRGRDVFILQPTCAPTNDNLMEILTMADALKRASAGRITAAIPYFGYARQDRRPRSVRVPISAKLVANMLYSAGIDRVLTVDLHADQIQGFFDIPVDNIYATPILLNDIKQQRIENLTVVSPDIGGVVRARAVAKSLNADLAIIDKRRPKANVAEVMNIIGDIQGRTCLIVDDMIDTANTLCKAAVALKERGAERVLAYASHAVFSGEAVSRIASSEIDQVVVTDTIPLSEAAKQCDRIRQVTIAGLLAETVRRISNEESVSYLFNEEVMTGSMLLP